From the genome of Ectobacillus sp. JY-23, one region includes:
- a CDS encoding PTS transporter subunit EIIC, which produces MKKEQKMAQDIAAQLGGISNIRSVAHCMTRLRMTLKDDVKADLVALKKVDGVMGVIEDDTLQVVVGPGTVNKVAAELSQMTGLGIGEVAQDTSTEDAVADKKAELKKKNNTPFKNLLRKLGNIFIPLIPGLVASGIINGIANFAKNAGADPNATWLQILLLIGGGIFAYLGILVGINTAKEFGGTQVLGAVAGILVINPALATVTLFGEPLVPGRGGLFAVIFAAWLMTVIEKQVRKVIPSAVDIIFTSLITVLIVGLLTILAIQPAAGILSDGITEGIKVVLDIGGAFAGAVLAGTFLPLVMVGLHHGLTPIHMEFINKIQVTPILPILAMAGAGQVGAAIAIFAKTKNKKLRNIIKGALPVGFLGIGEPLLYGVTLPLGRPFITACLGAACGGAFQAVMKTASLGIGVSGLSLVPLIADNKYVFYIIGIVIAYTFGFIFTYLFGFKDEMADNL; this is translated from the coding sequence ATGAAGAAAGAACAAAAAATGGCACAGGATATTGCGGCGCAGCTTGGTGGAATAAGCAATATTCGTAGTGTAGCCCATTGTATGACACGATTGCGCATGACACTTAAAGATGATGTGAAAGCAGATCTTGTTGCGTTAAAAAAAGTCGACGGTGTTATGGGGGTCATTGAAGATGATACACTTCAAGTCGTTGTAGGTCCGGGAACTGTCAACAAGGTTGCAGCAGAGCTATCGCAAATGACAGGTCTTGGAATTGGAGAAGTAGCACAAGACACTTCAACTGAAGACGCTGTTGCAGATAAGAAAGCAGAGCTGAAGAAAAAAAATAATACACCATTTAAAAATTTACTGCGAAAACTCGGTAATATCTTTATCCCGCTAATTCCAGGTCTTGTAGCATCCGGTATTATTAATGGTATCGCAAACTTCGCCAAAAACGCTGGTGCAGATCCGAATGCAACTTGGCTACAAATTCTTCTTTTAATTGGTGGAGGGATCTTTGCATACCTAGGAATTTTGGTTGGTATTAATACTGCAAAAGAGTTTGGTGGTACACAGGTGCTAGGTGCTGTTGCGGGTATTCTTGTTATTAACCCTGCCCTTGCGACAGTAACTCTTTTTGGTGAGCCACTCGTACCAGGGAGGGGCGGATTATTTGCAGTCATTTTCGCTGCTTGGTTAATGACAGTCATTGAGAAACAAGTTCGTAAAGTGATACCAAGTGCTGTTGATATTATCTTTACATCATTAATTACAGTTCTAATTGTAGGCTTGCTGACAATTTTAGCAATTCAACCTGCAGCTGGTATTTTGTCTGATGGAATCACAGAAGGTATCAAAGTAGTTCTTGATATTGGAGGCGCATTTGCTGGTGCTGTTCTGGCTGGTACATTCTTGCCGCTTGTTATGGTCGGTTTACATCATGGTTTAACACCGATTCATATGGAGTTTATCAATAAAATTCAAGTAACGCCAATTCTGCCAATTCTTGCGATGGCAGGTGCGGGGCAAGTTGGTGCAGCCATTGCCATTTTCGCAAAAACAAAGAACAAAAAGCTGCGCAATATCATTAAAGGTGCACTACCAGTTGGATTTTTAGGGATTGGTGAACCTTTGTTGTACGGGGTAACACTTCCTCTTGGAAGACCATTCATTACAGCTTGTCTGGGTGCTGCTTGTGGCGGTGCGTTTCAAGCAGTTATGAAAACAGCATCTTTAGGAATCGGTGTATCTGGGCTATCGTTAGTGCCACTAATCGCGGATAATAAATATGTATTTTATATCATTGGTATTGTAATTGCTTATACGTTCGGTTTTATCTTTACGTATTTGTTTGGATTCAAGGACGAAATGGCGGACAATCTTTAA
- the murQ gene encoding N-acetylmuramic acid 6-phosphate etherase, protein MLEHLSTERRNEKTAHLDQMTTLEILNTMNAEDQTVPVSVANEIGHIAKIIENVIASFKKGGRLIYIGAGTSGRLGILDAVECPPTFGTDKEMVQGLIAGGLEAFTVAVEGAEDSKEFAVEDLKAISLNENDTVIGIAASGRTPYVIGGLEYAKSVGASTGSIACNKNAEISKYADVNIEVETGAEILTGSTRLKAGTAQKLVLNMISTASMIGIGKVYKNLMVDVQSTNIKLVERSKRIIMEATGADYETAQTHYEQAERNVKAAIVMILLQCTYEEALLKLKDADGFVRKTF, encoded by the coding sequence ATGTTAGAACATTTATCCACTGAGCGCAGAAACGAAAAGACTGCGCATTTAGATCAAATGACAACACTCGAAATTTTAAATACAATGAATGCTGAGGATCAAACAGTACCTGTATCGGTTGCGAATGAAATAGGTCATATTGCCAAAATTATAGAAAATGTAATCGCTTCCTTTAAAAAGGGTGGCCGACTTATTTATATCGGCGCTGGTACAAGCGGACGTTTAGGAATTTTGGATGCAGTAGAATGTCCGCCAACATTCGGTACGGATAAGGAAATGGTGCAAGGCCTTATTGCTGGTGGTCTAGAAGCATTTACTGTTGCTGTTGAGGGTGCTGAAGATAGCAAAGAATTTGCTGTAGAAGACCTAAAAGCAATTTCTTTAAATGAAAACGATACAGTAATTGGAATTGCGGCGAGTGGACGCACACCTTATGTTATCGGCGGGTTAGAATATGCCAAATCTGTTGGTGCAAGCACAGGAAGTATTGCGTGTAACAAGAACGCTGAAATCAGCAAGTATGCAGATGTAAATATTGAGGTTGAAACAGGGGCTGAAATCCTAACAGGATCTACTCGCTTAAAGGCTGGTACAGCGCAAAAGCTTGTTTTGAATATGATTTCAACTGCATCTATGATTGGAATTGGGAAGGTGTACAAAAACTTGATGGTTGATGTCCAGTCGACAAACATTAAGCTTGTTGAGCGTTCGAAGCGAATTATTATGGAAGCAACAGGAGCAGACTATGAAACTGCACAGACGCATTACGAGCAAGCAGAACGTAATGTTAAAGCGGCAATTGTTATGATTTTATTACAATGTACGTATGAAGAAGCGCTCTTAAAGTTAAAAGATGCAGACGGTTTCGTTCGAAAAACCTTTTAG
- a CDS encoding TerC family protein has product MELFSAEFFTALLSIIIIDLVLAGDNAIVIGLAARNLPKDQQKKVIIWGTVGAIVIRAVATLAVVWLLKIPGLLLVGGILLVWIAYKLLVDEKEHNVQSGGSMWAAIRTIIIADALMGLDNVLAVAGAAHGSFLLVVLGLLISIPIVVWGSTIILKFVDRYPIIITFGAAVLAWTATKMIVKEPFVAPYFANPVVKYGFEIIIVAAVVILGTMKKKKQAAHHEEQPIQKQHSS; this is encoded by the coding sequence ATGGAGCTGTTTTCTGCAGAGTTTTTTACAGCATTGCTGTCCATTATTATCATTGATTTAGTTTTAGCGGGAGATAATGCCATTGTAATCGGTCTTGCGGCAAGAAACCTACCAAAAGACCAACAAAAGAAAGTAATTATTTGGGGTACTGTCGGTGCAATTGTAATCCGGGCAGTTGCTACGTTAGCAGTCGTATGGTTATTGAAAATTCCAGGCTTATTGCTTGTCGGTGGTATCTTACTTGTTTGGATTGCGTATAAATTGCTTGTCGATGAAAAGGAACACAATGTACAATCTGGTGGTAGCATGTGGGCTGCCATTCGCACCATCATTATTGCGGATGCTTTAATGGGTCTCGATAACGTACTAGCGGTTGCTGGTGCTGCACACGGTAGCTTCTTGTTAGTCGTACTTGGCTTGCTTATCTCTATCCCAATTGTTGTATGGGGTAGTACGATTATCTTGAAATTCGTTGATCGATACCCAATTATCATTACGTTTGGTGCTGCTGTGCTGGCATGGACAGCTACTAAAATGATTGTAAAAGAGCCATTTGTAGCACCATACTTTGCAAATCCGGTTGTAAAATATGGATTTGAAATTATCATTGTTGCTGCAGTAGTGATTCTGGGAACAATGAAAAAGAAAAAACAAGCAGCTCATCATGAAGAACAACCAATTCAGAAACAACATTCTAGTTAA
- a CDS encoding MurR/RpiR family transcriptional regulator yields the protein MKHLTILSKIENYMDRFSPAEKKIAVYILENAEIVPNLTTKDISANTGSSEASVVRFCKTIGIGSFKSFKLALVRDLTVAEFNINDFSITETKDEPFELFNKVTYVNKAAVEATLTTVDKKELDKAVSAMLQAEKLLFYAVGGSSVSAIDASYKFTKLGYTSLTSLDFHTMLPLAANLNPGDVLVVISTSGRTKDILEVTRFAKKRGATVLAITKLDPSSPLYKEADIKLCTPDVEQDHRIGSIASRMTQLNIIDTLYLAMFHRIGKNVLDKFVETREEVVRLRR from the coding sequence TTGAAACATTTAACAATTCTATCTAAGATTGAAAATTATATGGATCGTTTTTCACCAGCTGAAAAAAAGATAGCCGTTTACATATTGGAAAATGCAGAAATTGTACCAAACTTAACAACAAAAGACATCTCAGCAAATACGGGATCGAGTGAAGCTAGTGTAGTTCGTTTTTGTAAAACCATTGGTATTGGAAGTTTTAAGTCCTTTAAGTTGGCATTGGTTCGAGATTTAACGGTAGCTGAATTCAATATTAACGACTTTTCGATCACAGAAACAAAGGACGAGCCATTTGAGTTATTTAATAAGGTAACCTATGTCAATAAAGCAGCCGTTGAAGCAACTTTAACGACAGTGGATAAAAAAGAGTTGGATAAAGCTGTATCTGCCATGTTACAAGCAGAAAAGTTATTGTTTTATGCAGTCGGCGGTTCATCCGTTTCAGCAATAGATGCGTCCTATAAATTCACCAAGCTGGGTTATACCTCTTTAACTTCCTTAGATTTTCACACTATGCTACCATTAGCTGCCAACTTAAATCCGGGTGATGTATTAGTTGTGATTTCTACTTCGGGTAGAACAAAAGATATACTAGAAGTGACCAGATTTGCAAAGAAAAGAGGCGCAACGGTTCTTGCTATTACTAAACTAGATCCATCTTCTCCGTTATATAAAGAAGCGGATATTAAATTGTGCACACCTGATGTTGAACAAGATCATCGCATTGGGAGTATTGCTTCCCGCATGACGCAACTTAATATTATCGATACGCTATACCTGGCAATGTTTCATCGTATTGGCAAAAATGTGCTGGATAAATTTGTGGAGACAAGAGAAGAGGTCGTGCGATTGCGTAGATAA
- a CDS encoding YkvA family protein: MRKLWKRFRFIFNIRKFIPFLKDFFVSKEVPTSKKLISVGLLGLYMVLPLDLIPDFLVFFGILDDVTVFMFVLQYIVKMAPPSMRERYDM, encoded by the coding sequence ATGAGAAAGCTATGGAAAAGGTTTCGCTTTATTTTCAACATTCGCAAATTTATTCCGTTTTTAAAGGATTTTTTTGTATCCAAGGAAGTTCCAACGTCAAAAAAGCTAATTTCTGTCGGGTTGCTTGGTTTGTATATGGTGTTGCCACTGGATTTAATTCCTGATTTTCTTGTGTTTTTCGGCATTCTCGACGATGTGACGGTGTTTATGTTTGTGCTGCAATATATTGTTAAGATGGCGCCACCGTCGATGCGTGAGAGATACGATATGTAA
- a CDS encoding glycosyl hydrolase, translating into MKKNGKLVTTIVASSVILASVSPVYAQSPISTKATATTLKKSTTGNGIKRVENLVDARATNKTKSLFAYLDDIRGKHVLFGHQHATDEGFTLTGSNEIESEVKNSVGDFPAVFGWDTLSLEGKEKPGVANDLEQSRINLAKSMKEAHELGGIVSLSTHFPNFVTGGNFNDTSGSVVEHILPGGDKNDEFNAFLDNIAMFANNLKDDRGDLIPVLFRPFHEQNGGWFWWGAKTTTVSQYVEIYRYTVEYLRDKKGVHNFLYVFSPNGTFGGSEESYLMTYPGDEYVDVLGMDQYDNQSNPGSTQFLNNLVSDLGMIARLADTKGKIATFSEFGYSPQGMKTTGNGDLEWFTKVMNAIKADPDAKRISYMQTWANFGLNGNLFVPYKNAPNGLGDHELLADFIKYYNDPYTSFLNEVSGVYKYKVKAAKEQPFMHVASPTAGATVNTNTTKIRARVLHNKPTKVVYIVEGTEKEVPMKLDADGYYSEDWSPDAVFNGKSVQITVKSYGKNHSVQEQTIKVFVKVPEILTKQYTFDTNIEGIQNNGTYPDSILTSFEHASLNGDGKLKINVIGLKATDTWQELKVELPNITQSVDLEHVNRVRFDLLIPAFANSNNTNASLRGVAMLPPDWDTKYGMTTTEVKLTDLAPVIIDGMNYLKYQASINLNNPVKTVEATSLALSVVGNGLQLDGAMFMDNIQLLNTFTEAPKDPAVVDDFESYQDDDAALRTKWVHAGGDTTAVSLNRDHESGGSYALKFDYTLAGSGYAGITKSLGGVDWSNFNKLKFWLVPDGKNQKMVVQIRVDGVSYEAYPSLASTEAGWVELHFNEFTVAPWDSANIGKTLNKTNLKNVQDFAVYVNSVNGAALSSSLYLDDIKAINDGTGGVPNGGTGPGSTPEKAGTLYDFEGDVQGWNVEQNQANATIPVVTADVAAKGVYSLASSFDLTKAGGFELAKVQAADLSAVDTVSVKVKLSAGQANARLYVKVGVNWSWYDSGTVSIDSTGFKTLTLPLSAGWGLEAVKAIGVKIEPTGGTGTANVYVDDVALSVTK; encoded by the coding sequence ATGAAGAAGAACGGAAAGTTAGTAACCACAATTGTCGCATCTTCAGTAATCTTGGCTTCAGTATCACCTGTTTATGCACAATCCCCCATATCTACAAAGGCTACTGCTACAACTTTGAAGAAATCCACAACAGGCAATGGAATAAAACGAGTAGAAAATCTAGTGGATGCACGTGCTACGAATAAAACAAAGTCATTATTTGCCTACCTTGATGATATTAGAGGAAAGCACGTTTTATTTGGTCATCAGCATGCTACAGATGAAGGATTTACTTTGACTGGTTCCAATGAAATAGAATCGGAAGTAAAAAATTCCGTAGGTGACTTCCCTGCGGTATTTGGTTGGGATACGTTAAGTTTAGAAGGGAAAGAAAAACCGGGCGTTGCCAATGATCTTGAGCAGAGTAGGATAAACTTGGCGAAATCTATGAAAGAAGCGCATGAACTTGGCGGGATCGTTTCATTAAGTACGCATTTTCCAAATTTTGTAACAGGGGGTAACTTTAACGATACAAGCGGTTCTGTCGTTGAACATATTTTGCCTGGTGGAGATAAAAATGATGAGTTTAATGCGTTTCTTGACAATATCGCTATGTTTGCAAATAACTTGAAAGATGATAGAGGAGATCTCATTCCTGTCCTATTTCGTCCGTTTCATGAACAAAACGGGGGCTGGTTCTGGTGGGGAGCAAAAACAACAACCGTCAGTCAGTACGTGGAGATTTATCGATATACAGTAGAGTATTTACGGGATAAAAAGGGTGTCCACAATTTCCTGTATGTCTTTTCACCAAATGGAACCTTTGGCGGTAGCGAAGAAAGTTATTTGATGACATATCCAGGAGATGAGTACGTTGATGTACTGGGAATGGATCAATATGATAACCAGTCCAATCCGGGTTCAACTCAGTTTCTGAACAACTTGGTCAGTGACCTTGGCATGATTGCGAGGCTTGCCGATACAAAAGGAAAGATTGCAACGTTTTCAGAGTTTGGTTATAGTCCGCAGGGGATGAAAACTACAGGTAATGGTGATTTAGAATGGTTTACCAAAGTTATGAATGCCATTAAGGCTGATCCCGACGCGAAACGTATTTCTTATATGCAAACATGGGCAAATTTTGGATTAAACGGCAACTTGTTCGTACCGTATAAAAATGCGCCAAACGGTCTTGGCGATCATGAACTTCTTGCTGATTTTATCAAGTATTACAACGATCCGTACACGTCGTTTTTGAATGAAGTGAGTGGTGTGTACAAATACAAGGTGAAAGCGGCCAAGGAACAGCCGTTTATGCACGTTGCTTCTCCGACGGCTGGTGCGACTGTGAACACAAACACGACAAAGATTCGTGCTAGAGTTCTACATAATAAACCGACGAAAGTCGTGTACATTGTGGAGGGCACGGAAAAAGAAGTACCAATGAAGCTTGATGCAGACGGCTATTACTCAGAAGATTGGTCTCCTGATGCCGTTTTTAACGGAAAGTCTGTACAAATCACCGTCAAATCTTATGGTAAGAATCACTCTGTGCAGGAACAAACCATAAAGGTGTTTGTCAAGGTTCCTGAAATTTTAACGAAGCAGTACACCTTTGATACAAATATCGAAGGAATCCAGAATAATGGCACGTATCCGGATTCTATTCTTACTTCGTTTGAGCATGCTTCACTGAACGGAGATGGGAAGCTAAAGATTAATGTAATCGGCTTGAAAGCTACAGATACCTGGCAAGAGTTAAAGGTAGAGTTACCAAACATTACACAAAGCGTCGATTTGGAACATGTAAATAGAGTCAGGTTTGATTTGCTGATTCCAGCTTTCGCAAATAGTAACAACACGAATGCTAGCTTACGAGGAGTAGCGATGCTGCCGCCAGATTGGGATACGAAATACGGCATGACAACGACGGAAGTAAAACTGACCGACCTTGCTCCTGTCATAATCGACGGAATGAATTATCTCAAATATCAGGCTTCCATTAATTTAAATAACCCTGTCAAAACAGTTGAAGCGACTAGCCTTGCACTTTCAGTCGTAGGAAACGGCTTACAATTGGACGGAGCGATGTTTATGGACAATATCCAATTACTAAACACATTTACTGAGGCACCGAAAGATCCTGCTGTTGTAGACGATTTTGAATCTTATCAAGATGACGATGCTGCATTACGTACGAAATGGGTGCATGCTGGGGGAGATACGACAGCAGTGTCTTTAAATAGAGACCATGAAAGTGGCGGCTCTTACGCTTTAAAGTTCGATTATACACTCGCGGGCTCAGGCTATGCAGGTATTACCAAATCTCTTGGGGGAGTAGATTGGTCTAATTTCAATAAGTTGAAATTTTGGCTTGTGCCGGATGGGAAAAATCAGAAGATGGTTGTTCAAATCCGTGTTGACGGTGTTTCGTATGAAGCGTACCCATCTCTCGCTTCAACAGAAGCTGGGTGGGTAGAGCTTCATTTCAATGAGTTTACGGTCGCGCCGTGGGACAGTGCGAATATCGGAAAAACATTAAATAAAACAAATCTCAAAAATGTGCAAGACTTTGCTGTTTACGTTAATTCCGTAAACGGGGCTGCTTTGAGTAGTTCATTGTACCTAGATGATATAAAAGCAATTAACGATGGAACAGGCGGCGTTCCAAATGGTGGAACTGGACCGGGAAGCACACCAGAGAAAGCTGGCACACTGTACGATTTCGAGGGTGACGTGCAAGGGTGGAATGTGGAGCAAAATCAGGCTAATGCAACAATTCCAGTTGTCACTGCAGATGTTGCTGCCAAAGGTGTATATTCCCTTGCCTCAAGCTTTGATTTAACAAAGGCTGGAGGCTTTGAATTGGCGAAGGTGCAGGCAGCCGATTTGTCTGCTGTTGATACAGTGAGTGTAAAGGTCAAGTTGTCCGCGGGTCAAGCCAACGCACGTCTTTACGTAAAAGTAGGTGTAAACTGGAGCTGGTACGACAGCGGAACGGTTTCCATTGACTCCACCGGTTTTAAAACGCTGACACTTCCATTGAGCGCTGGATGGGGATTAGAGGCTGTAAAAGCAATTGGTGTAAAAATTGAACCAACGGGTGGAACAGGTACTGCGAATGTCTATGTTGATGATGTTGCATTATCAGTCACTAAGTAG
- a CDS encoding DedA family protein, with translation MEQLILSFIEFLKQFSYAGVVLALTFEFVPAELVLPLVGYWVYQGDMNFIGAIIAGTIGGTTGPLTLYALGYYGGRPLIKKYGKYFFIKEKEMEKAEAFFEKHGPAVAFLGRFVPGIRTLISIPCGVAKMNIWQFSIYTFLAMLPVTALYIYLGMKLGEHWKMAGEVAKEYLLPVGIIIIGIVLIMSVRRYIKAKKAQEF, from the coding sequence GTGGAACAATTAATATTGTCTTTTATTGAATTTTTAAAACAGTTTTCCTATGCGGGTGTAGTCCTTGCATTGACATTTGAATTTGTGCCAGCTGAGCTTGTGTTGCCACTTGTGGGTTATTGGGTCTATCAAGGTGATATGAACTTTATTGGCGCTATTATTGCCGGTACGATTGGTGGAACTACCGGGCCACTTACGCTGTACGCACTTGGTTATTATGGTGGTCGTCCACTCATAAAAAAATACGGCAAGTACTTTTTCATTAAAGAAAAAGAAATGGAAAAAGCAGAAGCCTTCTTTGAAAAGCATGGCCCGGCGGTCGCGTTCTTGGGTCGATTCGTACCAGGTATTCGTACATTGATATCGATTCCTTGCGGTGTTGCTAAAATGAATATATGGCAGTTTTCCATTTATACATTTTTAGCTATGTTGCCTGTTACAGCATTGTATATTTATTTAGGTATGAAGCTTGGGGAACATTGGAAAATGGCAGGGGAAGTAGCAAAAGAGTACTTATTACCAGTTGGTATTATTATTATCGGTATCGTACTTATTATGTCAGTACGTCGGTATATTAAGGCAAAAAAAGCTCAGGAATTTTAA